The following coding sequences lie in one Prevotella nigrescens genomic window:
- a CDS encoding D-Ala-D-Ala carboxypeptidase family metallohydrolase, with amino-acid sequence MKLTLDEHLSPHFTVGEFFRSGTAIRLGIDNNPDAHPGEGISTAEVMENLRALCTEVLEPLRRRVGRVIVTSGYRCQELNKAVGGVWNSQHLKGEAADIFVPDTATAMRYGHILERHSAVQQLLLEPMGIQQKRWIHVGFRRSE; translated from the coding sequence ATGAAATTAACATTAGACGAACATTTATCACCCCATTTCACGGTGGGCGAATTCTTTCGGTCGGGAACGGCAATACGGCTGGGCATAGACAACAATCCCGATGCGCACCCCGGAGAAGGCATCAGCACGGCGGAGGTGATGGAAAACTTGCGTGCACTGTGCACCGAAGTGCTCGAGCCGCTGCGGAGAAGGGTGGGGCGCGTGATTGTAACAAGCGGCTATCGCTGTCAGGAACTGAACAAGGCGGTGGGCGGTGTGTGGAACTCGCAGCACCTGAAGGGCGAGGCTGCCGACATATTCGTACCCGACACGGCAACGGCAATGCGCTACGGACACATTCTGGAACGCCATTCGGCAGTGCAGCAACTGCTGTTGGAGCCAATGGGAATACAACAAAAACGATGGATTCACGTGGGTTTCAGGCGGTCGGAATAG
- a CDS encoding HU family DNA-binding protein has protein sequence MSIKYKMYQLNNTKSKYHKYWYARTAYMGTIGTRQLAVRISDRCTVTEPDILAVLSALVSEMSHNLQNGMRIKLDGFGTFKLAISSTGSKERKDFVAAKQIRCPHVLFQPETHVGADKVRVKNFVTGVKVEELATYIGTKKKKDDTNPSGGGATPGGGQQHP, from the coding sequence ATGTCAATCAAGTACAAAATGTATCAGTTGAACAACACGAAGAGTAAGTATCACAAGTATTGGTACGCCCGTACAGCTTACATGGGCACCATCGGCACCCGCCAGCTGGCTGTACGCATCAGCGACCGCTGTACGGTTACCGAGCCGGACATACTCGCTGTGCTCAGCGCACTGGTAAGCGAGATGTCGCACAACCTGCAGAACGGAATGCGAATCAAGCTCGACGGATTCGGAACTTTCAAACTCGCCATCAGCTCTACGGGTTCCAAGGAGCGCAAGGACTTCGTTGCCGCAAAGCAAATAAGATGTCCGCACGTCCTGTTTCAGCCCGAAACACACGTCGGAGCCGACAAGGTGCGTGTTAAAAACTTCGTTACGGGCGTGAAGGTAGAGGAACTTGCCACCTACATTGGCACCAAGAAAAAGAAGGACGACACCAATCCTTCAGGCGGAGGGGCAACTCCCGGAGGCGGACAGCAACACCCATAG
- a CDS encoding smalltalk protein, whose protein sequence is MNKNKWKFIVQLMLSVLTAIATTLGMGSCM, encoded by the coding sequence ATGAACAAGAACAAATGGAAATTCATCGTACAGCTCATGCTTTCAGTACTCACTGCCATCGCAACAACGTTGGGAATGGGGTCTTGCATGTAA
- a CDS encoding Fur family transcriptional regulator: MYIDPAYQKLLDCGIRPSLQRIEIMRYLLTHPTHPTIDEIFMELKKRIPTVSRTTIYNTLRMFSEKGGALMITIDEHHVCYDGTTTPHAHFSCKVCGRVFDMPDMQPPTPQSTAIEGFSIDDAQLYYKGVCADCQRKRKEEVS, translated from the coding sequence ATGTATATAGATCCAGCTTATCAAAAGCTGCTCGATTGTGGTATCAGGCCCTCATTGCAGCGCATTGAAATAATGCGCTATCTGCTGACACACCCTACCCACCCCACAATCGATGAGATATTCATGGAACTTAAAAAACGCATTCCGACAGTAAGTCGCACCACCATCTACAACACATTAAGAATGTTCTCGGAGAAAGGCGGCGCACTTATGATTACCATAGACGAGCACCACGTGTGCTACGACGGCACCACCACACCACACGCACACTTCTCTTGCAAAGTATGCGGACGGGTGTTCGACATGCCCGACATGCAGCCGCCCACACCCCAAAGTACCGCCATTGAAGGGTTCAGCATAGACGATGCCCAGCTGTACTACAAGGGAGTATGTGCCGATTGCCAGAGAAAAAGGAAGGAAGAGGTGTCGTAA